TTCCCGATGACCGTGCGCTGACGTTTGGAATTGCCCAACAAGTTGCGCGATCGAGCCGCTTTGTGCATCGAGCTAAATTCATCACTTAACACGGAGATATACCGATACATCGACGCAAGAATCGCAACGAGCAACGGCGGCATCTTCAGTGCAGCCAACGCATGAAGTAATGCTGGGATCGAGGTTGTGAGAATTAAAGTATTCAGAATCAGTAATGACAAGAGTGCTTTAAGGGCAATACTTCCTAAAATAGTTAAGCCTTCAGTTGTAATTTGTATCCAACCCCATTGGAATAAAACATCACCGCCGCCTCGAAACAACGTTCCAAGAATGACTACGCCAATAAAAACAAACTCTACTGCAACTCGCTTCAATAAAACTGATAATTGAACACGGCTCGCTAGGACAATTAGCGCGATCGCGCTTCCATAAATTGCCCAAGTCCACCAGCGACCGTTCGGGGTTAACGCGATCGCGAATACTAATAACAACACGCACAACACGCGCGATCGTGGTGTCAATCGATGCCAAACCGTTTTCTTTTCTTCAGCTTCAGCAAGATGCGGTGCGCCAATGTGCAATAAAATCATCGAGTCTAAATTGGATTACTTGAATCATTGAAGCTTTGGGGTTCGTTCTCTAAATCCCCCACAGGTGGGGGACTTTGAAGCAAATCCTAATCAATCATGCTCACGATTACGAACCAGAACTTTTCCAGCCCCCCAAGCTAATCCAAACGCAACTAACGTTCCGACTAAGCCTGCTGCGGGAGTGGCGATTTGCTCAGGAACACCCCGCAACTGATATTCCTCAAAGATTTGATAAAACGGTAACTTGTGTGCGATCGGTTCTTCTGCCGCTTTTTTCTCAAAGCCTTGATCTTGAGCGACGCGATCGAGTCCGTCTGGATCAGAGCTAGCAAACGGAGAAAGAAACACTGCAACCAACAAAGCAATTCCTAAACCGGAGATAATAAAAGCGCGATTTCGAGTTTGTGAAGCTTGAGTCATAGCACTACCTTTTTAACGTGAAGAGTACGATCGAGGAAGCTCTTGCATAGCAGCACGGGGTGCTCTGTAAACCATATCCGGGCGAGTTTTCAAGATATAGCTCAATGCCACGACGGTAATGATTGCTTCACCAATCCCAATCATGACGTGCCACAACAGCATTGCAACCAGCGCAACGACGAGCGGTACGGCTCCTGAAATCGCGAGCTGAACTGCACAAACCAGTGCCGCAATTACAACGCTTATCCAAGCTGCGATCGCGGCTCCAATCAGCACAGATTTCGTAGAATCGCGCCCGATCATATTGCGAATTGATCGATACAAGTAGTAGCCACCAAACGTGCCAATCAATCCCATGTTAAAGATGTTGGCTCCCAGCGCAGTGATTCCGCCGTCTTGAAACAACAGGGACTGAACAATAAACACGACTGTCATGACTAGCGATCCCGCCCAAGGACCTAACAAGACACCCGCCAAAGTTCCACCAAGCAAGTGTCCTGAAGTTCCCCCCGGAATCGGAAAATTGATCATCTGAGCCGCAAAGATAAATGCCGCACACACCCCCATCAGGGGAACCACACGGTCTTGATACTCTGCCTGAACTCGGTTGAGACTGATTGCAATCAAAGCGATCGCAAATACCCAAGTCAGCAATGTGACAGGTAAATTTAAAAAGCCATCTGGAATGTGCAACGCCAAATGGTGCGGAAAAAATAGCACAGAAAGCATGAACTTATCTCCAACGAGACATCCTTGTGAGAAAACCTGTAGCGAGTTCTAAACGTTTAGTAGAGTTGATCGGTCTCTAAGAATTCAATCCTGCATGGGGGGATAATCGCCCGAATTTAAGCCTGACTTAAGATTCAAACCTCTTTTTCCAAAAAACTTCCGAAATTGCTATAGACGAAATGACAATTGATGCGCTAAGATACGCGATTGTGAGTTTTACACGCCCTTTATGAAAGCGCAAGAAATCATCCGCTCGATCGAAGCGGAACAAATGAAAGACAATATCCCCACGATCTATATCGGGGATACGGTTCGTGTCGGCGTGATCATTCAAGAGGGCGACAAGGAACGGACGCAGCCCTATGAAGGTGTCGTTATTGCAAAACGCAGTACGGGCATCACGCAAAACATCACGGTGCGGCGTGTGTTTCAAGGTGTTGGAGTGGAGCGAGTCTTCCTCATTCACTCTCCGCGCATTGAAAGCATCAAAGTGATTCGTCGGGCGAAAGTGCGTCGGGCGAAACTGTACTACCTGCGCGATCGCGTGGGTAAGGCAACTCGCTTGAAGCAGCGTTTCGATCGTCCTTTAACCTAGTTTGTCCAATTGCTGGTAAACTAGATACAGAACGCAATCAGAGTCGTTCAGCATATGCGCTCTTAGTTCAGTTGGTAGAACGCAGGTCTCCAAAACCTGATGTCGGGGGTTCAAGTCCTCCAGGGCGCGCTGAATTACTCTGATTTTGCATGAGTAGCGATTTTGATCGGATCGTGTGCCGCGATCGAGAAAAGTCTTTATTATAGAAAGTCGGTCGAGCGCTAATGGAGCACCAGCGGTGGCAAAGAAAGAAGAGGTCTTAACTCCCCAAAAATCAGGATTTGACCCGAACGAGTTTGCTAAGGAAACGAAGGAAGAACTGGATAAGGTCGTTTGGCCCAGCCGTCAGCAACTGATCGGTGAGTCCATTTCAGTGATTTTGATGGTCACGCTCTCTGCAACCACGATCTATCTCGTCGATCAACTCTTTCATTGGGCACAAGTGAAGGTGTTCGGATGACATACACTTCAGACGAAACGCAAAACGATCGCGCTGACGACAACCAGGATGAGGTGTTGTCAAAAAGCGCCCGTTGGTATGCTGTGCAAGTGGCATCGGGCTGTGAAAAGCGCGTGAAGATGAACTTAGAGCAGCGCATCGAAACCCTTGATGTCGCGAACCGGATTTTGGAAGTTCAAATTCCTGAAACGCCGATTCTCAGACACCAGAAAGACGGACGAGCCAAGGAAGCCGCTGAGAAAGTTTTTCCAGGCTACGTTCTTGTGAAAATGGTGATGGATGATGAAACGTGGCAGGTGATTAAGAACACCCCCAACGTGATCAACTTCGTCGGTGCAGAACAAAAGCGACGGTACGGGCGCGGGCGGGGTCACGTTAAACCAATGCCACTAGGACATGGAGAAGTCGAACGTATCTTCAAACAGTCCCAAGAGCAGGAGCCAGTCAGAAAAATCGACATGGCGACGGGCGACAAGATTACGGTACTTTCAGGGCCGTTTAAGGACTTTGAAGGGGAAGTGATCGAAGTTAGCCCAGAGCGGAACAAGCTCAAAGCACTTCTGTCAATCTTTGGGCGAGAAACCCCGGTTGAACTTGAAGTGAATCAAGTAGAGAAAATCTAATCGACTTCCAGAAAGTCAAGAATCGATGGCAAAAAAAGTAACCGCAGTGATTAAGCTGGCGATTAATGCTGGCAAAGCAAACCCTGCACCGCCGATCGGCCCTGCGCTCGGTCAGCACGGGGTGAATATCATGATGTTCTGCAAGGAATACAACGCCAGAACCGCAGATCAAGCGGGCATGGTCGTTCCTGTAGAAATCTCAGTTTACGAAGACCGTAGTTTTACGTTTGTTCTCAAAACCCCGCCCGCATCAAAACTGATTGCAAAAGCGGCTGGAATTGAGACTGGATCTGGCGAACCGAACAAAAAGAAAGTGGGCAAAATTTCCCGCGCTCAATTGGAAGACATCGCCAAAACCAAAATGCCCGACCTCAACGCAAATGATGTCGAAGCGGCAATGAAGATCATCGAAGGAACCGCTCGTAACATGGGCGTGACCATCACCGACTAACCTTTATTCGGGGGAGAGATTATCTCGCGATTACCCCAGGAGACACATGGTAAAGAAGCTATCAAAGCGCACGAGAGAACTGCGTGCCAAAGTCCAAGACAAGGCTTACACACCTTTAGAAGCCTTAGAACTGCTGAAAGAGACGGCAACGGCGAAATTTCCCGAATCCGCAGAAGCGCACATCCGACTCGGTATTGATCCGAAGTACAGCGACCAACAGCTCAGAACCACAGTCGCACTACCGAAGGGAACTGGACAAGAAGTTCGAGTTGCGGTGATTGCGCGAGGCGAGAACGTTACGGCAGCAACGAACGCGGGAGCAGACATTGCAGGTTCGGAAGAACTGATCGATGAAATCCAAAAAGGACGGATGGATTTCGATTTGTTGATTGCGACTCCGGATGTGATGCCGCAAGTGGCGAAGCTTGGTCGAGTCTTAGGCCCGCGTGGCTTGATGCCGTCACCGAAGGGCGGTACGGTTACATTTGATCTGGCGCAAGCGATCGCAGAGTTCAAAGCGGGTAAGCTCGAATTCCGGGCAGATCGTACCGGGATTGTTCACGTTCTATTTGGTAAAGCCAACTTCTCGGCTGAAGATCTGTTAACGAACCTGAAAGCGCTGCAAGAAACGATCGACAGAAACAGACCTTCCGGTGCAAAAGGACGCTATTGGCGTACAATGTATGTGTCGTCCACGATGGGACCTTCGATCGAGGTTGATATCAATAGCCTGCGCGACCTCAAAGTTGGAGATGCCGCTTAGACAAAAGTTTTTCAACTGAATATCCAAACCAAAGACAGCAGGTGGTTTACGCCTTAATGTCCTGCCGAGGTTTGATTTTTCGAGACACATTCACTGTGTTCTAAAGAAATCATGCGAACTCGGCTCTAATCAAGTCGGGTTTTTTGTTTTTGGATATTCTCTACATCCCAAATTAGGAGGTGAGAAAGAGTGGGAAGAACGTTAGCAAACAAGAAAGAGATTGTTGCCGATCTGAAAGAAACGCTGAACGAATCACAGTTGATGTTCATCATTAACTACAGTGGTTTGACCGTGGCGGAAATCTCAGATCTACGGAATCGTCTGCGTCCGAAAGGTGCGGTTTGTCAGGTGGCGAAAAACACCTTTATGGCGAAAGCAACCGAGGGTGACGATCGTTGGCAAGCGGTGAGCGAATTGCTGAAAGGTGATTCTGCGTTTGTGATGGTCAAAGACGATCTTGGTGGCGCAATCAAGGCTTACCAGGAGTTCCAAAAAGCTGCCAAGAAGACCGAAATGCGCGGCGGCGTGATGGATGGCAGAGTTCTGAAAGAAGCGGATCTTAAAGCGATCGCGGATCTGCCTTCAAAAGAACAACTCATTGCCCAAATTGCTGGTGCAATCAACGGAGTCGCAACCAAGCTGGCAGTCGGTATCAACGAAGTGCCGTCTGGTTTGGCAAGAGCGCTCCAACAACTGTCCGAGAAAGACCAAGAAGCAGCGTAAGTTGCTGAACACAATTCAATTTAGGGAGTTAGTTCCATGTCTGCTGTAACAGATGAAATTATTGAGAAGTTAAAGGGTTTGACCCTGCTCGAAGCTTCCGAACTGGTGAAGCAAATCGAAGAAGCTTTCGGTGTTAGTGCTGCGGCTCCGGCTGGCGGCATGATGATGATGGCTCCGGGTGCTGGTGCTGCCCCGGCGGAAGAAGTCGAAGAGAAGACCGAATTCGATGCAGTTTTGGAAGAAGTTCCGGCTGATAAGAAGATTGCAGTTCTCAAGGTTGTTCGTGGTATCACAGGCTTGGGTCTGAAAGAAGCGAAAGACCTCGTAGAAGCTGCACCGAAGCCGATCAAGGAAGGTGTTGCGAAGGCTGAAGCTGAAGACATCAAGAAACAAATCGAAGAAGCTGGCGGTAAAGTGTCGGTCAAATAGTTTCTGCTTAATTCTGATGATGTTAGGAGTCTCTATTAGAGGCTCCTTTTTTAGCGTCTAGGGTTGTCGTTCTGTACAAAGCTTATAGACTTCTCGGATTGCAATCCAAATCACAGCAACGCCGCCTAGTATCAGTACAGGAATGTTTTCTCCTCCAAGCAGTTTTTGAAGCTCCTGATTTGTTAAGGCTTGCCAAATGAGCTGGCTAGATGAGAGAGCTGCATAGATTTCTAGTGCAACAGCAAGGAAGTGAACCAGATTTAAGTTTCCAAGTGGCTTATTGAGCAGCTTACGAGTGATCAGAATGAATAATATGATTGCGAAAGTCAGCCCGACCCAGATGTACAGAATCAGCGTCATCGAATTGTTCTTCCTTTCCGGGCAGGTGAAATAGTTGTAACCCAGGCAAAGATTGTTGCTAGGATTCCGACAATAATGGCTCCTGGTAGTTGAGCGATCATTGCTCCCAAAGCGAAGCCACCACCAATGATCGCAATGATACGATCGCCCTTTTCCCAAAAGTCAGATTTAGCAGAATTGCGTTCTGGTAGATCAGTAAAGACTTCAAGAGTCCGATCGCTAAATCGAGTCAGAAGCAGAATTGCAGCTTGTTCGAGGTCGGTTCCCGTTTTTTCGAGAGTGGCAACTGCACTTTTCGATCGCTCTTGCGCTTGATATTGCTGCCTAAGATTCAGTCGAGCCGCTTCGTAGCGATCGCGTAAGTGAGGGTAAGTTTGAGTTAGATCAAGAATTATGTTGATCGCTTGATCGATGTGTTGTTGAGAGATCGCAACGCCGATTTGATTGATTTTGGGATAGTCCTCAGGAGCAAGGGGCGGATCGAGGCGGTCGATCGCGATTAGAAAGGCTTTTAACTTCGTTTCTTCGTTGGCTTTCATAGGGTTCCACCCGCGAGTGTGAATGCTGCCCAGTGATAGGAATCAGAATATGGCGTTTGATGTAGCTCTATTTTATGCTCGGTCAGATTTTCCTGAATCAGTGTGATTTCGTCTTGAATGTCCTGATGGTAGGCATGATCGGGTGGGAGTTGGGTGAGTGTGCGATCGAGCCATTCTAAGAGCGTTTTATACGTGCGAGATTGCAGCCAGAGTTGAGCGGTCTTGAGTGCTTCCGCAGGTGGCGTTTGAAGTTCGTAGAATTTGAGAATGAGCCAAGTGCTAGAGATTTCATCGACATTCCAAAGGGTGCTAAGAACGGCAGTCGCTCCAGCTTGAAGAAAGGCGCTGACGAGTCCGACGAATTCGGTATCGATCGTTTGATTTCCTGTCAGAGCGGTTTCACAAGCAGAGAGGGTGATTAGTTCGTAATGGCTTAGATCAAGATGGCGAATGGTTTTGGCGGTGAGACGATCGTCATTTGCAAGAATCAGGGCAGAGTTCTCAGGGGGCGTATCATAACCTGCGTGTCCCGTGAAGTGGAAATGTGTATGCCGATCGCTCAGTGCTTGAGTGACCTTTTCTGTCGTTGCTTTGGTGTCATCGAGTCGGGTGTGATTTGGGAAGAAATGGCAGGTTAAAGCAGACTCAAGTTGGGCGTATGGCATTTGAGGGCGATCGGTTTTGGGGTCTTCGACGCTGAGTAATTTGCGCGGGTGCGTCGATCGGGGTTTGCGCTGAAGATTGAGACCGATTTGAATACTGGGCAGGTAGACAGTCGTGAAGTTTGGAAACAATGAATGGACCGGCAATCGGTGAAGATCGCGATGGGGAATGAGAATGAGACGATCAAGAGTTCCGAGTGTTTGAACGATCGCATCAATGTCTAGGATTTCCCTCAGCTTTGCGAGTTGCGTTGCCAGAGTTTTACGCCAAGGATGATCAGATTGATTCGCTTTCTTGGTTCGATAATCGTTGTATTGAGTATTCCAGGTTTTGATCCAGGATTGTAGTTTTTGGGCGCGATCGTATTGCAGAGTATTCAGCAGAATTGAAGCTTCAGAGTCGGGAGTCAGGATAAAAGTCGTGAGGGAATCATCGCTGAAATGCCAATAGACGATCGCGGTTTGTGCGTTGAGCAGTTGACGCATTTTGGCATAGCTTGGGCTGGTAACTTGTTCTTTCCACTCATCGAGAATCCAAGTGAGACAGCGATTTTTATAGCGTTCTGCGGTCTCCAGAGCGGTAGTTGTTTCGCTTTGAGCGACTAAGCTATCAACAGCGATGCGACTAAAGTCTGAAAATTTTGTTTCAAGATTTCGTTTCTGTAAAAGTGTCGTTTGAGCGTTGAGCAATTGTCGAAAAACTTCTAATCCTGTGATGCGCCATTGGTTAGCAACTTCGAAATTGTTCAAGCCAAGGTGAGCTTCGATTAGATTATGAATCAGACTTAGATAGTGTTCTGGAAATGCTTCTAATGTCTGTCTTGCACTGTTGTAAGCTGTAATTGCTTGGCTGTAGTAGATTTTGATAGCTTGAATATTTTGATTAAGTCGTGCTTGATCAGAATAAATATTGCCTTTCTCATGATGAAGGATTCCCCATCCTTGAGGATTAGCTTCTCTCAAAACATGAGCAAGTCCTTGATTATAAGTTGCAATTGCCTCTTCGTACTGTCCTAGATTACTAAGTGAAATGCCGCGACTACTCCAAGCTTCGGGAGATTCTGGAACAATTTCGATTGCTTTGTCATAGCTGGCAATTGCAGATTCGTATTGTCCTAAATTAAAGAAAGAATTGCCAAGATTTTTCCAAGCCGCATAATAATCTGGTTTGATTCTAACGACTTTTTTATAGTTAACGA
This window of the Cyanobacteria bacterium FACHB-DQ100 genome carries:
- the cbiQ gene encoding cobalt ECF transporter T component CbiQ, giving the protein MILLHIGAPHLAEAEEKKTVWHRLTPRSRVLCVLLLVFAIALTPNGRWWTWAIYGSAIALIVLASRVQLSVLLKRVAVEFVFIGVVILGTLFRGGGDVLFQWGWIQITTEGLTILGSIALKALLSLLILNTLILTTSIPALLHALAALKMPPLLVAILASMYRYISVLSDEFSSMHKAARSRNLLGNSKRQRTVIGNMFGSLFIRTYERGERVHQAMLARGYQGLPPIAEVQKGGRRDILALTITIAVLLSGQALYLFHAP
- a CDS encoding PDGLE domain-containing protein; protein product: MTQASQTRNRAFIISGLGIALLVAVFLSPFASSDPDGLDRVAQDQGFEKKAAEEPIAHKLPFYQIFEEYQLRGVPEQIATPAAGLVGTLVAFGLAWGAGKVLVRNREHD
- the cbiM gene encoding cobalt transporter CbiM; amino-acid sequence: MLSVLFFPHHLALHIPDGFLNLPVTLLTWVFAIALIAISLNRVQAEYQDRVVPLMGVCAAFIFAAQMINFPIPGGTSGHLLGGTLAGVLLGPWAGSLVMTVVFIVQSLLFQDGGITALGANIFNMGLIGTFGGYYLYRSIRNMIGRDSTKSVLIGAAIAAWISVVIAALVCAVQLAISGAVPLVVALVAMLLWHVMIGIGEAIITVVALSYILKTRPDMVYRAPRAAMQELPRSYSSR
- the rplS gene encoding 50S ribosomal protein L19, with protein sequence MKAQEIIRSIEAEQMKDNIPTIYIGDTVRVGVIIQEGDKERTQPYEGVVIAKRSTGITQNITVRRVFQGVGVERVFLIHSPRIESIKVIRRAKVRRAKLYYLRDRVGKATRLKQRFDRPLT
- the secE gene encoding preprotein translocase subunit SecE; amino-acid sequence: MAKKEEVLTPQKSGFDPNEFAKETKEELDKVVWPSRQQLIGESISVILMVTLSATTIYLVDQLFHWAQVKVFG
- the nusG gene encoding transcription termination/antitermination protein NusG; translation: MTYTSDETQNDRADDNQDEVLSKSARWYAVQVASGCEKRVKMNLEQRIETLDVANRILEVQIPETPILRHQKDGRAKEAAEKVFPGYVLVKMVMDDETWQVIKNTPNVINFVGAEQKRRYGRGRGHVKPMPLGHGEVERIFKQSQEQEPVRKIDMATGDKITVLSGPFKDFEGEVIEVSPERNKLKALLSIFGRETPVELEVNQVEKI
- the rplK gene encoding 50S ribosomal protein L11, yielding MAKKVTAVIKLAINAGKANPAPPIGPALGQHGVNIMMFCKEYNARTADQAGMVVPVEISVYEDRSFTFVLKTPPASKLIAKAAGIETGSGEPNKKKVGKISRAQLEDIAKTKMPDLNANDVEAAMKIIEGTARNMGVTITD
- the rplA gene encoding 50S ribosomal protein L1, with the translated sequence MVKKLSKRTRELRAKVQDKAYTPLEALELLKETATAKFPESAEAHIRLGIDPKYSDQQLRTTVALPKGTGQEVRVAVIARGENVTAATNAGADIAGSEELIDEIQKGRMDFDLLIATPDVMPQVAKLGRVLGPRGLMPSPKGGTVTFDLAQAIAEFKAGKLEFRADRTGIVHVLFGKANFSAEDLLTNLKALQETIDRNRPSGAKGRYWRTMYVSSTMGPSIEVDINSLRDLKVGDAA
- a CDS encoding 50S ribosomal protein L10 — its product is MGRTLANKKEIVADLKETLNESQLMFIINYSGLTVAEISDLRNRLRPKGAVCQVAKNTFMAKATEGDDRWQAVSELLKGDSAFVMVKDDLGGAIKAYQEFQKAAKKTEMRGGVMDGRVLKEADLKAIADLPSKEQLIAQIAGAINGVATKLAVGINEVPSGLARALQQLSEKDQEAA
- the rplL gene encoding 50S ribosomal protein L7/L12; amino-acid sequence: MSAVTDEIIEKLKGLTLLEASELVKQIEEAFGVSAAAPAGGMMMMAPGAGAAPAEEVEEKTEFDAVLEEVPADKKIAVLKVVRGITGLGLKEAKDLVEAAPKPIKEGVAKAEAEDIKKQIEEAGGKVSVK
- a CDS encoding CHAT domain-containing protein, which translates into the protein MASEIRQTEEYLNSANQILQLGLYEFALRWFEQAIALDSESTDAWSGKAEALRKLGRYEEAIRADEKAIKIRMELINDPTVWFSQGNQPYRAGDFKEAIVNYKKVVRIKPDYYAAWKNLGNSFFNLGQYESAIASYDKAIEIVPESPEAWSSRGISLSNLGQYEEAIATYNQGLAHVLREANPQGWGILHHEKGNIYSDQARLNQNIQAIKIYYSQAITAYNSARQTLEAFPEHYLSLIHNLIEAHLGLNNFEVANQWRITGLEVFRQLLNAQTTLLQKRNLETKFSDFSRIAVDSLVAQSETTTALETAERYKNRCLTWILDEWKEQVTSPSYAKMRQLLNAQTAIVYWHFSDDSLTTFILTPDSEASILLNTLQYDRAQKLQSWIKTWNTQYNDYRTKKANQSDHPWRKTLATQLAKLREILDIDAIVQTLGTLDRLILIPHRDLHRLPVHSLFPNFTTVYLPSIQIGLNLQRKPRSTHPRKLLSVEDPKTDRPQMPYAQLESALTCHFFPNHTRLDDTKATTEKVTQALSDRHTHFHFTGHAGYDTPPENSALILANDDRLTAKTIRHLDLSHYELITLSACETALTGNQTIDTEFVGLVSAFLQAGATAVLSTLWNVDEISSTWLILKFYELQTPPAEALKTAQLWLQSRTYKTLLEWLDRTLTQLPPDHAYHQDIQDEITLIQENLTEHKIELHQTPYSDSYHWAAFTLAGGTL